In Flavobacterium cerinum, one genomic interval encodes:
- the rpsJ gene encoding 30S ribosomal protein S10: MSQKIRIKLKSYDHNLVDKSAEKIVKTVKSTGAVVTGPIPLPTHKKIFTVLRSPHVNKKSREQFEVSSYKRLLDIYSSSSKTIDALMKLELPSGVEVEIKV, from the coding sequence ATGAGTCAAAAAATCAGAATAAAATTAAAGTCTTACGATCACAACTTGGTAGATAAATCTGCTGAGAAAATCGTAAAAACTGTAAAAAGTACAGGAGCTGTGGTAACTGGTCCAATTCCGTTGCCTACGCACAAAAAGATTTTCACTGTATTACGTTCTCCACACGTAAACAAAAAATCAAGAGAGCAATTCGAAGTTAGTTCATACAAAAGATTATTAGATATCTATTCTTCGTCTTCTAAAACAATTGATGCTCTAATGAAATTAGAGTTACCAAGCGGAGTAGAAGTAGAGATCAAAGTGTGA